A single genomic interval of Acidobacteriota bacterium harbors:
- the trpA gene encoding tryptophan synthase subunit alpha, which yields MNRIRTLLSTQREHKLLVPFFTAGYPDLNTVVRLAEISADCGADIVELGVPFSDPLADGPDIQYSSSLALRRGVNLARIFRVAEKIRRRSDIPLVLMGYYNPIHAYGPARFVRDAVDAGIDGYIVADLPVEEASLLKGHADRWLLSSIFLVAPTSSPERVRMIDAACTDIVYAVTVTGVTGAGRKFDASTDRYLKNLRRLVTHPFVAGFGVSSPKDARRMTRYADGVVIGSVLTRLMRTARTRAAGVSEIRRFLGRVRRAIP from the coding sequence GTGAATCGAATCCGCACGCTCCTTTCTACTCAGCGAGAGCATAAACTGCTCGTGCCGTTCTTCACCGCCGGCTACCCCGATCTGAATACCGTCGTCCGACTGGCGGAGATATCGGCGGACTGCGGAGCTGATATCGTCGAGCTGGGCGTGCCGTTCTCGGACCCGCTCGCCGACGGCCCGGACATCCAGTACTCTTCCAGTCTGGCCCTGCGCAGGGGTGTCAACCTTGCCCGGATATTCCGGGTGGCCGAGAAGATCAGGAGACGGTCGGATATTCCGCTGGTTCTGATGGGATATTACAATCCCATACACGCATACGGCCCGGCACGGTTTGTCCGCGATGCGGTTGACGCCGGGATTGACGGTTATATCGTGGCGGATCTGCCGGTGGAAGAAGCCTCCCTGCTGAAAGGCCATGCCGACCGGTGGCTGCTGTCCTCGATCTTTCTCGTGGCCCCGACCTCCTCACCCGAACGAGTGCGCATGATCGACGCCGCCTGCACGGACATCGTCTACGCCGTGACCGTAACAGGCGTAACCGGAGCAGGCAGGAAGTTCGACGCCTCTACCGACCGGTATCTTAAGAACCTCAGGCGGCTTGTCACTCATCCGTTTGTTGCCGGATTCGGTGTCTCTTCGCCGAAAGATGCTCGGCGCATGACCCGGTATGCCGATGGCGTCGTTATCGGGTCGGTTCTCACCCGGTTGATGCGGACGGCACGTACTCGGGCCGCCGGTGTCAGCGAAATTCGACGTTTCCTCGGCCGCGTGAGGCGAGCAATTCCTTGA
- the argS gene encoding arginine--tRNA ligase, with translation MSRDKYKDQFDRFAASAFRNVYADVYKETGDSDIFSAEAIHALLEKPKDPKMGRFSFPVFRFASLLKDRPAEMSTKVAAEANRLLEASGEPKLVLFKGVGGFLNAEVDFETLAEGTTTTVVSRVESYGSSTVGRDRTVLVEYSSPNIAKPFGVGHLRTTVIGNSLRRIFKALGYNVVGINYPGDWGTQFGKMIVAYTRWGTESTLTGNAVANLLDLYVRFHREVEQDPSLDEEARRAFRRLEDGEPEAVRLWERLREISHAEFDRVYDLLGIEFDLVIGESFFNDKMKGVIERLQADGLTRISEGALIVDIDDPHLPPALLRKADGATLYITRDLAGMIYRWETYRFDQSLYVVGASQADHFKQCLSVIESMEKAERLPVENRMTGKIKHVGFGWVRFEKKSMSTRRGNIIFLEDVIDKAVTLARDIIMEKNAGLERIDETAHMIGTGAVIFSQLSVRRQKDVNFVWEEVLNFDGETGPYLQYTHARLCSLLRNYEGDITPDIDYHLLQREEETRVIEHLADFPEAVTDAAEDYEPYYVVSYLLRLAGAFNRMYQRKTDTGRIDKIISDDAALSAARIALVKAVQTVLKEGLYLLGMQAPDQM, from the coding sequence ATGAGCAGGGATAAATACAAAGATCAGTTTGACCGCTTTGCGGCCTCGGCCTTCAGGAACGTCTATGCCGACGTCTACAAGGAGACCGGTGACAGTGACATATTCAGTGCCGAGGCAATCCATGCATTGCTTGAGAAGCCGAAGGACCCGAAAATGGGCAGGTTCTCCTTTCCCGTATTCAGGTTCGCATCCCTGCTGAAAGATCGCCCCGCCGAGATGTCGACGAAAGTGGCTGCTGAGGCCAACCGGCTGCTGGAAGCCTCGGGGGAACCGAAGCTCGTGTTGTTCAAGGGGGTGGGGGGTTTTCTTAATGCTGAGGTTGATTTCGAGACCCTGGCGGAAGGCACGACAACGACGGTTGTCTCCCGGGTCGAATCCTATGGGTCCTCGACTGTCGGCCGTGACAGGACGGTGCTTGTTGAGTACTCCTCGCCCAACATCGCCAAGCCTTTCGGGGTGGGCCATCTGAGGACGACCGTGATCGGCAATTCCCTCAGGCGGATATTCAAGGCGCTGGGTTACAACGTGGTAGGGATAAACTATCCCGGCGACTGGGGCACGCAGTTCGGCAAGATGATTGTCGCGTACACCAGGTGGGGAACGGAGTCAACGCTGACGGGCAACGCGGTCGCCAACCTGCTGGATTTGTACGTGCGCTTTCACCGGGAGGTTGAGCAGGATCCCTCGCTTGACGAAGAGGCGCGACGGGCGTTCAGGAGGCTCGAGGACGGCGAGCCCGAGGCGGTGCGCCTGTGGGAACGGCTGAGGGAAATCTCTCACGCCGAGTTTGACCGCGTCTATGACCTGCTCGGAATAGAGTTCGATCTCGTCATCGGCGAGTCATTCTTCAACGACAAGATGAAGGGCGTGATCGAGCGGCTTCAGGCCGACGGCCTGACCAGGATTTCCGAGGGCGCCCTGATTGTCGACATTGACGATCCCCATCTGCCGCCCGCGCTGCTTCGCAAGGCGGACGGCGCCACTCTGTACATTACGCGGGACCTCGCCGGGATGATCTACCGCTGGGAGACTTACCGGTTCGACCAGTCCCTCTACGTGGTGGGCGCCTCGCAGGCGGACCATTTCAAGCAGTGCCTGTCGGTCATTGAATCCATGGAAAAGGCCGAGCGGCTTCCTGTGGAAAACCGCATGACGGGGAAGATAAAGCACGTGGGGTTCGGCTGGGTGCGGTTTGAGAAAAAGTCGATGTCCACCCGGCGGGGCAACATCATCTTTCTCGAAGACGTCATCGACAAGGCCGTGACCCTTGCCCGGGATATCATCATGGAAAAGAACGCCGGCCTGGAGAGGATAGACGAGACGGCTCATATGATCGGAACCGGAGCCGTGATTTTCTCGCAGCTCTCCGTCCGGCGGCAGAAGGACGTCAACTTCGTCTGGGAAGAGGTGCTCAACTTCGACGGTGAGACCGGCCCCTACCTGCAGTACACGCACGCTCGGCTGTGCTCCCTGCTGCGCAACTACGAGGGTGACATTACACCGGATATAGACTATCATCTGCTTCAGCGGGAGGAAGAGACCCGGGTGATCGAGCACCTGGCCGATTTTCCCGAGGCCGTCACAGATGCGGCTGAAGACTACGAACCGTATTACGTTGTCAGCTATCTGCTGAGACTGGCCGGAGCGTTTAACAGGATGTACCAGCGCAAGACGGACACCGGTCGCATCGATAAGATCATTTCGGATGACGCGGCGCTGTCGGCCGCCCGAATTGCGCTGGTCAAGGCGGTGCAAACAGTGCTCAAGGAAGGGCTGTACCTGCTGGGAATGCAGGCACCGGATCAGATGTAG
- the aroF gene encoding 3-deoxy-7-phosphoheptulonate synthase: MLVVMETAATPEMVAKVCEEIERLGLSAHPMPGAQRTAVGVTGNKARVDSDSILTLEGVREIIHVTAPYKLVSREFHSENTVVDVGGVKIGGRDFVVMAGPCSVESREQTLAIAEKVAASGSKVLRGGAFKPRTSPYSFQGLGRRGLEILAEARERFGLLIVTEAIDTETIDMVAAYADIIQIGARNMQNYSLLRKAGGLDKPVLLKRGMSATLEELLMAAEYVMAEGNHRVILCERGVRTFADHTRNTLDLSAVPFVKRMSHLPIITDPSHGTGRKDKVLPLSRASIAVGADGLLIEVHHEPEKALSDGPQSITPAHFERLMKEMRTLAGVLGRTVP; this comes from the coding sequence ATGCTTGTCGTGATGGAGACCGCGGCCACCCCGGAGATGGTGGCAAAGGTATGTGAAGAGATTGAACGGCTGGGGCTGAGCGCGCACCCCATGCCGGGAGCGCAACGTACGGCGGTAGGCGTCACCGGCAACAAGGCGCGCGTCGACTCCGACAGTATTCTGACGCTTGAGGGCGTCCGTGAGATTATCCACGTTACCGCGCCGTACAAGCTGGTCAGCCGCGAATTCCACTCGGAGAATACGGTCGTTGACGTGGGCGGAGTAAAAATCGGCGGCCGGGATTTCGTCGTGATGGCGGGCCCCTGTTCCGTGGAAAGCCGTGAGCAGACCCTGGCGATTGCGGAAAAAGTAGCCGCGAGCGGGAGCAAGGTCCTTCGAGGCGGTGCCTTCAAACCGCGAACCTCACCGTACAGCTTCCAGGGGCTGGGACGGCGGGGGCTGGAGATCCTGGCCGAGGCTCGTGAGCGATTCGGTCTGCTCATCGTGACGGAGGCGATCGACACTGAAACCATCGATATGGTGGCCGCCTATGCCGACATCATCCAGATCGGCGCTCGTAACATGCAGAACTACTCGCTTCTGCGTAAGGCGGGAGGACTGGACAAGCCGGTGCTGCTGAAACGGGGGATGTCGGCGACGCTGGAGGAGTTGCTTATGGCCGCGGAGTACGTTATGGCCGAAGGGAACCACCGGGTGATTCTCTGTGAGCGCGGCGTGCGTACCTTTGCCGATCACACCCGCAACACTCTCGATCTTTCCGCCGTGCCGTTCGTCAAGCGTATGTCGCATCTTCCCATCATCACCGATCCCAGCCACGGGACGGGAAGAAAGGACAAGGTGCTGCCGCTGTCGCGAGCCTCTATCGCCGTCGGCGCCGACGGCCTGTTGATCGAGGTGCACCACGAGCCTGAGAAGGCGCTGTCCGACGGACCCCAGTCCATTACTCCGGCCCACTTCGAGCGGTTGATGAAAGAGATGCGAACCCTGGCCGGTGTCCTTGGCAGGACGGTGCCATGA
- the aroA gene encoding 3-phosphoshikimate 1-carboxyvinyltransferase, which translates to MRRRILPAKKIGGRLQVPGDKSIAHRAAMLSLLSAGPITVRNFPDGADCRTSLRAVEKFGVRVECKDGDLVLEPPARLSIEPETIIDCGNSGTTARLLAGIVAGTDLTVILSGDESLSARPMKRIVDPLTAMGADMVDSEGHLPLKIRGSRLLPFEYHMPVASAQVKSALLLAGLASGCSVTVRESVITRNHTEIMLREIGRGVSVREIRPVLEEDPRDPRRRRTSMPEDFKREIAVSAEACVDGGHVDIPGDVSTAAFLFAAAAISGGTVTVENVGLNPTRTAFLTYLKTTGCRVETEERTVVSGEARGTVTVTGGELGARKISGETTVGLIDEIPIVAVMAARARGTTVVRDAAELRFKESDRLAAVAENLAAMGVKCGLLGDGLVIEGSDELSGADLKSFGDHRITMAFSIAALFGVGPSTIDDDSPVSISCPGFYNLVDSIVQ; encoded by the coding sequence ATGAGACGCCGGATCCTCCCGGCGAAGAAGATCGGCGGACGCCTGCAGGTGCCGGGGGACAAGTCGATCGCGCACCGGGCGGCGATGCTGTCGCTTCTGTCGGCAGGACCCATTACCGTCAGGAACTTCCCGGACGGTGCCGACTGCCGGACGTCCCTGAGGGCCGTCGAGAAGTTCGGCGTGCGCGTTGAGTGCAAAGACGGCGATCTCGTGCTCGAGCCGCCGGCCCGGCTCTCCATCGAACCCGAAACCATCATAGACTGCGGAAACTCAGGCACTACGGCCCGCCTGCTGGCGGGAATCGTTGCCGGCACCGACCTCACGGTGATTCTGTCCGGGGACGAATCCCTTTCGGCGCGACCCATGAAGCGAATTGTTGATCCGCTGACTGCTATGGGTGCGGACATGGTCGACAGCGAGGGACATCTGCCGCTGAAAATACGCGGCTCCCGGCTCCTGCCCTTTGAGTACCACATGCCGGTGGCGTCGGCGCAGGTCAAATCCGCGCTTCTTCTGGCCGGGCTGGCGTCGGGCTGTTCCGTGACCGTGCGGGAGTCGGTTATTACGCGCAATCACACCGAGATCATGCTGCGGGAGATCGGCCGGGGCGTCAGCGTGCGGGAGATCAGGCCGGTTCTCGAAGAGGACCCCCGAGACCCTCGCAGGCGCCGTACCTCGATGCCTGAGGACTTCAAACGTGAAATCGCGGTCAGTGCTGAGGCGTGCGTGGACGGCGGGCACGTGGACATTCCGGGTGACGTATCGACGGCGGCCTTCCTGTTTGCCGCCGCCGCAATTTCCGGCGGCACGGTCACGGTGGAGAACGTGGGCCTGAATCCAACGCGCACCGCCTTTCTGACGTACCTCAAGACCACCGGGTGCCGGGTGGAGACCGAAGAGCGCACGGTCGTCTCGGGCGAAGCGCGGGGGACCGTGACGGTTACGGGCGGAGAACTCGGGGCTCGAAAGATCTCGGGCGAGACGACGGTGGGACTCATTGACGAAATACCCATCGTGGCCGTCATGGCGGCACGCGCCCGGGGCACGACCGTCGTGCGGGATGCCGCTGAACTGCGATTCAAAGAGTCGGACCGTCTTGCCGCCGTGGCCGAGAACCTGGCGGCTATGGGCGTCAAGTGCGGCCTCCTTGGTGACGGCCTCGTCATCGAAGGAAGCGACGAACTCAGCGGTGCCGACCTCAAGAGCTTTGGTGATCATCGTATCACGATGGCCTTCTCCATCGCCGCCTTGTTCGGGGTCGGCCCGTCCACGATTGATGATGATTCCCCGGTCAGTATTTCCTGCCCGGGCTTCTATAACCTGGTAGATTCGATAGTACAGTGA
- a CDS encoding shikimate dehydrogenase, with product MTREHHFALIGHNVSYSKSPDIFQAALDLAGLDGRFEICEVLSEELNDRLRQLALDGVSGFCVTIPHKRAIIDFLDDIDPVAQVLDAVNSVYADEGRLFGYNTDSYGFGLSLKPFAESLKCGHALILGCGGGARAVIHSLNVNFEVRRFTIFGRTPEKLREIKASLEGRLERIDISTAPLSSVGAARERTFDLIVNCTPLGGWNYPDENPLGPNFDFSRTKIYYDLNYNRDNRLVGSARDAGVVGIDGSLMLVGQAVRSFDIWTGHSIPVQQVYEAVFG from the coding sequence GTGACCAGAGAGCATCATTTTGCGCTGATCGGGCACAACGTTTCTTATTCGAAATCTCCCGATATTTTCCAGGCCGCGCTCGATCTGGCCGGTCTGGACGGCCGTTTCGAGATTTGCGAAGTACTTTCTGAAGAATTGAACGACCGGCTGAGACAACTGGCGCTTGATGGTGTGTCAGGCTTCTGTGTGACTATTCCCCACAAGCGGGCAATTATCGATTTTCTGGATGACATCGATCCGGTCGCCCAGGTTCTCGACGCGGTGAATTCCGTATACGCCGATGAGGGCAGGTTGTTCGGGTACAACACGGACAGTTACGGGTTCGGCCTGTCCCTCAAGCCGTTTGCGGAGAGCCTCAAGTGCGGGCATGCCCTGATCCTCGGTTGTGGGGGAGGCGCACGGGCCGTGATCCATTCTCTCAACGTCAATTTCGAAGTCAGGCGGTTTACAATCTTCGGGCGGACGCCGGAGAAATTGCGTGAGATAAAGGCGTCACTGGAAGGCCGTCTTGAGCGTATCGACATCAGCACGGCACCGTTGAGCTCCGTGGGTGCCGCGAGAGAACGGACGTTTGATCTCATCGTTAACTGCACCCCGCTCGGGGGGTGGAATTATCCCGACGAAAACCCGCTGGGGCCGAATTTCGATTTCTCTCGCACCAAAATCTACTATGATCTCAACTATAACCGCGATAACCGGCTGGTCGGCTCAGCCCGCGATGCCGGTGTGGTCGGTATTGACGGATCACTGATGCTTGTGGGACAGGCCGTGCGGTCATTTGACATCTGGACCGGGCATTCGATCCCGGTGCAGCAGGTTTACGAGGCGGTCTTCGGCTGA
- a CDS encoding shikimate kinase: MIDRSIFLIGFSGSGKSTIGLRLAQRLKVPYYDTDAMIERMEDCSIVETFRRSGERRFRSLETDVIARLCRGVDPHGVVALGGGAFQDKRNRERLLQNGLTVYLSCSAREIDRRLRRMQDRPLMNVRPGPGETVRQARLRKIRTLLKQRVPNYRKAHVRCSTTDAPVGRVVQKLYRKIRRHHGPRKSETSGS, encoded by the coding sequence ATGATTGACCGGAGCATTTTCCTGATCGGTTTTTCCGGGTCGGGCAAATCGACCATCGGGCTGAGGCTGGCGCAACGTCTGAAAGTCCCGTACTATGATACCGATGCCATGATCGAGCGCATGGAAGATTGCAGCATCGTTGAGACATTCCGCCGGTCAGGGGAGCGGCGTTTTCGCTCTCTCGAAACCGATGTAATAGCGCGACTGTGCCGGGGCGTTGATCCGCACGGCGTGGTGGCGTTGGGTGGAGGAGCGTTTCAGGACAAGAGAAACCGGGAACGGCTGCTGCAAAACGGTCTGACGGTGTATCTCAGTTGTTCGGCCCGGGAGATCGACCGACGCCTTCGCAGGATGCAGGATCGCCCTCTCATGAATGTCCGTCCCGGGCCCGGCGAAACGGTTCGTCAGGCCCGTCTGAGAAAAATACGAACGCTGTTGAAACAACGCGTACCGAATTATCGCAAGGCCCACGTGCGGTGTTCCACGACCGATGCCCCCGTGGGCCGGGTCGTCCAGAAACTATATCGCAAAATCCGGAGACATCATGGCCCTCGTAAGAGTGAAACTTCAGGGTCGTAG
- a CDS encoding 3-dehydroquinate synthase family protein: MALVRVKLQGRSYPIEIGTANAAALSRQVARHLESDRLFAFYDAQFYVLHGPRLRAQLPVSPGRLAEMVIPGGEASKSRAVLGRIYDFLLDQGVSRSDVILACGGGVTTDLIGYAAATTLRGVRWAAVPTTLLGMVDAAIGGKTGINHSRGKNLIGAFWQPVFVHCDVAYLQTLAPRHMVAGIGEVIKYAGLIGRPMVGKLKPYLSRAELYREKDLASLVRLAARYKADMVSRDERETGARAVLNFGHTFGHGIERAVGFGRLLHGEAVILGILAALELGELYQLPVTDGVREYRKIVESAVGLVRKLHISADTIMNGMKLDKKRRGGKFRFVLLARPGRPIIASDVNYRLITKAVKRMLAFYESQGGRNAHHPSR; encoded by the coding sequence ATGGCCCTCGTAAGAGTGAAACTTCAGGGTCGTAGTTACCCGATCGAAATCGGGACGGCAAACGCCGCCGCGCTGAGCCGGCAGGTGGCACGGCATCTCGAGAGTGACCGTTTGTTTGCTTTTTACGACGCCCAGTTTTACGTCCTGCACGGACCCCGTTTGCGGGCGCAGTTGCCGGTATCGCCCGGACGACTCGCGGAGATGGTCATTCCCGGCGGTGAGGCGTCCAAGTCTCGCGCCGTGCTGGGGCGAATTTACGACTTTCTCCTGGACCAGGGTGTCTCGCGCTCGGATGTGATCCTGGCCTGCGGCGGCGGCGTGACCACGGATCTGATCGGTTACGCGGCCGCGACAACCCTGCGCGGCGTGCGGTGGGCGGCCGTGCCGACTACGCTGCTCGGCATGGTGGATGCCGCCATCGGCGGAAAGACCGGTATCAATCACTCCCGGGGAAAGAACCTCATCGGCGCCTTCTGGCAGCCGGTTTTCGTGCACTGTGACGTGGCCTACCTGCAAACTCTGGCCCCCCGTCACATGGTGGCCGGGATCGGAGAGGTGATCAAGTACGCAGGGTTGATTGGCCGCCCCATGGTCGGAAAGCTCAAGCCGTATCTTTCCCGGGCGGAGCTGTACCGGGAAAAAGACCTGGCATCGCTGGTGCGGCTGGCCGCACGGTACAAAGCCGACATGGTAAGTCGCGATGAACGCGAGACGGGTGCGCGCGCGGTACTCAATTTTGGACATACGTTCGGGCACGGCATTGAACGGGCAGTCGGTTTCGGCCGGCTCCTGCACGGCGAGGCCGTCATCCTGGGCATTCTGGCCGCACTCGAGCTGGGAGAGCTGTATCAGCTGCCCGTAACCGACGGAGTGCGTGAGTACCGAAAGATAGTCGAAAGCGCCGTCGGGCTCGTGCGGAAGCTGCACATCTCTGCCGATACTATCATGAATGGCATGAAACTGGACAAGAAGCGCCGTGGCGGCAAGTTCAGATTTGTCTTGCTTGCCCGTCCCGGTCGCCCCATTATTGCGTCGGATGTCAATTATCGACTGATCACCAAGGCAGTGAAGCGGATGCTTGCCTTCTACGAGAGCCAGGGAGGGAGAAATGCCCACCATCCTAGTCGTTAA
- the aroQ gene encoding type II 3-dehydroquinate dehydratase has product MPTILVVNGPNLNLLGRRETEVYGTGSLADLEKDLSVLAQSLKVDLKFFQSNSEGAIIDFIQAEGYDAEGLIINPGALTHYSLAVRDVVASVAVPTIEVHLSNIHSRESFRHQSVVAAVCVGQISGLGFRGYRAALHYLAESAGEE; this is encoded by the coding sequence ATGCCCACCATCCTAGTCGTTAACGGCCCGAATCTGAATCTCCTGGGCCGGCGCGAAACCGAGGTGTATGGTACCGGGAGCCTGGCGGACCTCGAGAAGGATCTGAGCGTCCTCGCGCAGTCCTTAAAGGTTGACCTCAAGTTCTTTCAATCGAACTCAGAGGGAGCCATCATTGACTTCATCCAGGCCGAGGGGTACGATGCCGAGGGCCTGATTATCAATCCCGGCGCTCTGACTCATTACAGCCTGGCCGTTCGAGATGTCGTGGCCTCGGTGGCAGTACCCACCATCGAGGTGCATCTGTCGAACATCCACAGCAGGGAATCATTCCGCCACCAGTCGGTCGTGGCCGCGGTCTGCGTGGGCCAGATATCCGGCCTGGGGTTCAGGGGTTACCGCGCTGCTTTGCACTACCTTGCCGAATCAGCAGGGGAGGAGTAG
- a CDS encoding M3 family metallopeptidase has translation MRLQLVLVLFLLATLASAPVCREPEPSAKDITLTLDSLESKFVRLNFRLAQENWLLLTTGQADSLEFYRGLYDWVVGDESAFDRLRAGVKQAQNETDQRRLALLYPMFLRSHVEQSRQVRAARDSLVDLMSSYAPMMDGEARTPASLAGTLRYDAERADREKAYRALHSVGDEAGALLSRLFRLRNQQARGLGYNNFFGMILSATELTLDGYVALLETLDSATVEEYAGLTDQVRRSLSSIEIEIWDVPYAYSSVFREVDRYFPVDSQLNYIHRGFQDIGFFLNKLPIYFDTKTLEGEIPSAVALTIKAPFDQRVAYTPSGGLAACRMTAEQIGKALRTAFINEPRALYSSICDEIWTGAMARVFADIFGQDQWLGRYASVPGELIARYRRARHQQDLVELRLTLLQLSFEYEAYQNPNRDLNRLYWDLFEKYMLLPRHDDMRPWAATIEYVTRPAQSHHDLLADMISAQTLAYIEKYQGSVVANPETKAFLVQNYFRFGSRFPWNDLLQRGTGEPLQPRYLLERLGI, from the coding sequence ATGCGACTGCAGCTTGTTCTGGTGTTGTTTCTCCTGGCCACTCTGGCGTCCGCGCCGGTATGCCGGGAACCGGAGCCGAGTGCGAAGGACATCACCCTGACCCTGGACTCCCTCGAGAGCAAGTTCGTCCGGCTGAACTTCCGTCTCGCACAGGAGAACTGGCTTTTGTTGACCACGGGGCAGGCGGACTCACTGGAATTTTATCGCGGGCTGTACGACTGGGTGGTCGGCGACGAGAGCGCCTTTGACCGGCTGCGGGCCGGCGTGAAGCAGGCGCAGAATGAAACCGACCAGAGACGCCTGGCCTTGCTATATCCGATGTTCCTGAGATCTCATGTCGAGCAGAGCCGACAGGTTCGGGCTGCCCGGGATTCCCTCGTAGACCTGATGAGCAGCTATGCCCCGATGATGGACGGTGAAGCGCGGACTCCCGCGTCACTTGCCGGCACGCTCCGTTATGATGCGGAGCGGGCCGACAGAGAGAAAGCGTATCGGGCGTTGCACTCGGTGGGGGACGAGGCTGGCGCTTTGCTGTCCAGGCTCTTCCGGCTGAGGAACCAGCAGGCTCGCGGGCTGGGCTACAACAATTTCTTCGGCATGATACTCAGCGCAACGGAGTTGACGCTCGACGGCTATGTTGCCCTGCTGGAGACTCTTGATTCCGCGACGGTGGAGGAGTACGCCGGCCTGACTGACCAGGTGCGGCGAAGTCTGTCGTCTATAGAGATTGAGATCTGGGATGTGCCGTATGCCTACAGTTCGGTTTTTCGCGAGGTCGATCGGTATTTTCCTGTCGATTCGCAGTTGAATTACATCCACCGGGGATTTCAGGATATCGGTTTCTTTCTCAACAAGTTGCCCATCTATTTTGACACGAAGACCCTGGAGGGTGAAATCCCGTCGGCCGTGGCGCTCACCATCAAAGCTCCGTTTGACCAGCGTGTGGCCTACACTCCGTCAGGCGGCCTGGCGGCGTGCCGCATGACGGCTGAACAGATCGGGAAAGCACTTCGCACGGCGTTTATAAATGAGCCGCGTGCGCTGTACTCATCGATCTGTGACGAGATCTGGACCGGCGCAATGGCTCGCGTTTTCGCCGATATCTTTGGCCAGGATCAATGGCTGGGCCGGTATGCCTCGGTCCCCGGCGAGCTTATCGCCCGCTACCGCCGGGCGCGGCACCAGCAGGACCTGGTGGAGCTTCGGCTTACCCTGCTGCAGTTGTCGTTTGAATACGAGGCGTATCAGAATCCCAATCGCGATCTCAATCGCCTCTATTGGGACCTGTTTGAGAAATATATGCTTTTGCCCCGACACGACGACATGAGACCGTGGGCGGCGACAATCGAATATGTAACCCGACCGGCACAGTCTCATCACGATCTGCTCGCCGATATGATTTCGGCTCAGACACTGGCCTACATCGAAAAATATCAGGGTTCCGTCGTCGCCAACCCGGAAACCAAGGCCTTTCTGGTTCAGAACTACTTTCGCTTCGGCAGTCGCTTTCCGTGGAACGATCTCCTCCAGCGTGGCACCGGGGAGCCGTTGCAGCCGCGCTATCTACTTGAACGCCTGGGCATCTGA